A window of the Bdellovibrio sp. ZAP7 genome harbors these coding sequences:
- a CDS encoding Lrp/AsnC family transcriptional regulator: MLLDETDRKILSLLKEDSRMQFAEIGKKVNLSAPAVHARVKKMEAGKVIQGYSVAIDPVAVNSGLCAFVRIAINKGTSSGLAKDLKKFKQIEECHGVAGEDCVMVKLRVGTTLELSKLIDQIRGIDNVERTLTVVVLETHFERGLQPS; encoded by the coding sequence ATGCTACTGGATGAAACAGACAGAAAAATATTAAGCTTGCTGAAAGAAGACTCACGTATGCAGTTCGCGGAGATCGGCAAAAAGGTCAATCTTTCGGCTCCCGCAGTTCACGCGCGTGTGAAGAAAATGGAAGCCGGGAAAGTAATTCAGGGGTACTCGGTTGCGATTGATCCAGTGGCGGTGAATTCTGGATTGTGTGCGTTTGTGCGCATCGCGATTAATAAGGGCACGTCTTCAGGTTTAGCGAAGGATCTTAAAAAGTTTAAGCAGATCGAAGAATGCCATGGCGTTGCCGGCGAAGACTGCGTGATGGTAAAGCTTCGTGTCGGTACGACTTTGGAATTATCGAAATTGATAGATCAGATTCGCGGAATCGACAATGTCGAAAGAACTTTGACTGTCGTAGTGTTGGAAACCCACTTCGAACGCGGCCTACAACCCTCTTAA
- a CDS encoding DUF333 domain-containing protein: MNKLSGLLLVFVVIGSVAHADQTLKYFNNDKYNDVKIKTYQKANLNEVCFKGGKPNCKAWTTFNAKPKTPTKNPTPLAGNPAALYCWDVGAKNRILKAQNSDQYDFCVFDDNSMIDSWDLYYKHFPK, translated from the coding sequence ATGAATAAGTTATCAGGTTTATTACTTGTCTTTGTTGTCATCGGTTCAGTTGCGCACGCAGACCAAACATTAAAGTACTTCAATAACGATAAGTACAACGATGTAAAAATTAAAACTTACCAAAAAGCGAACCTGAACGAAGTTTGCTTCAAAGGTGGCAAGCCAAACTGCAAAGCTTGGACGACGTTCAACGCCAAACCAAAAACTCCGACTAAGAATCCAACTCCGCTTGCAGGAAATCCCGCGGCTCTTTACTGCTGGGATGTCGGTGCTAAGAACAGAATTCTAAAAGCGCAAAATAGTGACCAATACGACTTCTGCGTCTTCGACGACAACTCCATGATTGATTCATGGGACCTTTACTACAAACATTTTCCTAAATAG